A window of the Streptomyces finlayi genome harbors these coding sequences:
- a CDS encoding PTS sugar transporter subunit IIA: MTNVTSPLPGRAIGLTAVPDPVFSGAMVGPGTAIDPVREPSEAVSPVDGIVVSLHPHAFVVVDSEGHGVLVHLGIDTVQLNGEGFELLVNKGDTVVRGQGIVRWDPAAVEAAGKSAICPVVALEATADSLSDVREDGDVKIGDPLFGWQ; encoded by the coding sequence ATGACCAACGTGACGTCCCCTCTGCCCGGACGTGCCATCGGGCTCACCGCGGTGCCCGACCCGGTCTTCTCCGGCGCCATGGTCGGCCCCGGAACCGCCATCGATCCCGTGCGCGAGCCGTCCGAGGCCGTATCCCCGGTCGACGGCATCGTGGTCTCCCTCCACCCGCACGCCTTCGTCGTCGTCGACAGCGAAGGACACGGAGTGCTGGTCCACCTCGGTATCGACACCGTCCAGCTCAACGGCGAGGGCTTCGAGCTCCTCGTCAACAAGGGTGACACCGTCGTCCGCGGCCAGGGCATCGTGCGGTGGGACCCGGCTGCCGTGGAGGCGGCCGGCAAGTCTGCGATCTGCCCGGTCGTCGCGCTCGAAGCCACGGCCGACTCCCTCTCCGACGTCCGTGAGGACGGCGACGTGAAGATCGGCGACCCACTGTTCGGCTGGCAGTAG
- a CDS encoding CDP-alcohol phosphatidyltransferase family protein: MEVQETRVQTDRVLTIPNILSMARLAGVPLFLWLILRPEFGGPESDGWALLVLMLSGISDYLDGKLARRWNQISSLGRLLDPAADRLYILSTIVGLTWREILPLWLTAALLARELMLLVMVAILRRHGYPPPQVNFLGKAATFNLMYAFPLLLLSDGSGWLATLAAIFGWAFAGWGTTLYWWAGILYVVQVRRLVKADK, encoded by the coding sequence GTGGAGGTCCAGGAGACTCGGGTTCAGACGGACCGGGTCCTCACCATCCCCAATATCCTCAGCATGGCTCGCCTTGCCGGGGTCCCGCTCTTCCTGTGGCTGATCCTGCGCCCCGAGTTCGGCGGGCCCGAGAGCGATGGCTGGGCCCTGCTGGTCCTGATGCTCAGCGGTATCAGTGACTACCTCGACGGAAAGCTCGCCCGCCGGTGGAACCAGATCAGCAGCCTCGGCCGGCTCCTGGACCCGGCAGCCGACCGTCTCTACATTCTTTCGACCATCGTCGGCCTGACCTGGCGGGAGATCCTTCCGCTCTGGCTCACCGCCGCGCTGCTCGCGCGCGAGCTCATGCTGCTCGTGATGGTCGCCATCCTCCGTCGGCACGGCTATCCGCCCCCGCAGGTCAACTTCCTCGGGAAAGCTGCAACGTTCAACCTCATGTACGCCTTCCCCTTGTTGCTGCTCAGTGACGGAAGTGGTTGGCTGGCTACGTTGGCCGCCATTTTCGGATGGGCGTTCGCCGGATGGGGTACAACGCTCTACTGGTGGGCAGGGATTCTCTACGTGGTCCAGGTCCGCCGGCTAGTCAAGGCGGACAAGTAG
- a CDS encoding mannose-1-phosphate guanyltransferase, giving the protein MKAVVMAGGEGTRLRPMTSSMPKPLLPVANRPIMEHVLRLLKRHGLNETVVTVQFLASLVKNYFGDGEELGMELTYANEEKPLGTAGSVKNAEEALKDDTFLVISGDALTDFDLTDLIAFHKAKGGLVTVCLTRVPNPLEFGITIVDEEGQVERFLEKPTWGQVFSDTVNTGIYVMEPEVFDYVQADTSVDWSGDVFPQLMKEGKPIYGYIAEGYWEDVGTHESYVKAQADVLERKVDVELDGFEISPGVWVAEGAEVHPDAVLRGPLYIGDYAKIEADVEIREHTVVGSNVVVKSGAFLHRAVVHDNVYIGQHSNLRGCVIGKNTDIMRAARIEDGAVIGDECLVGEESIIQGNVRVYPFKTIEAGAFVNTSVIWESRGQAHLFGARGVSGILNVEITPELAVRLAGAYATTLKKGATVTTARDHSRGARALKRAVISALQTSAIDVRDLENVPLPVARQQTARGSAGGIMIRTSPGVPDSVDIMFFDERGADLSQALQRKLDRVYARQEYRRAFPGEIGDLHFPSSVFDSYTGSLLRNVDTTGIADANLKVVVDASNGSAGLVLPSLLGRLGVDALTINPGLDESRPTETAESRRAGLVRLGEIVSSARAAFGVRFDPVGERLSLVDELGRIIEDDRALLVMLDLVAAERRSGRVALPVTTTRVAEQVAAYHGTQVEWTTTSPDDLTRVGREESTIFGGDGRGGFIVPEFSSVFDGSAAFVRLLALVARTQLTLSQIDARIPRAHVLRRDLATPWAVKGLVMRRVVEAAGDREVDTTDGVRVVEADGRWVMVLPDPAEAVTHLWAEGPDDASSQALLDEWSAIVDSAGD; this is encoded by the coding sequence ATGAAGGCCGTCGTGATGGCTGGTGGTGAAGGCACTCGCCTTCGCCCCATGACCTCAAGCATGCCCAAGCCGCTACTGCCCGTGGCCAATCGGCCCATCATGGAGCACGTACTGCGGCTACTCAAACGGCATGGGCTCAATGAGACCGTCGTAACCGTCCAGTTCCTCGCCTCTCTCGTCAAGAACTACTTCGGAGACGGCGAAGAGCTCGGGATGGAACTCACCTACGCCAATGAGGAGAAGCCGCTCGGCACAGCGGGGAGTGTGAAAAACGCCGAGGAAGCTCTCAAGGACGACACATTCCTCGTCATCTCTGGAGATGCGCTCACCGACTTCGACCTCACCGACCTCATCGCCTTCCACAAGGCCAAGGGCGGACTCGTCACCGTCTGTCTGACGCGGGTTCCGAATCCTCTGGAATTCGGAATCACCATCGTGGACGAAGAGGGACAGGTCGAACGATTCCTGGAGAAGCCGACCTGGGGCCAGGTCTTCTCGGACACCGTCAACACGGGCATCTACGTGATGGAGCCCGAGGTGTTCGACTACGTCCAGGCGGACACCTCCGTCGACTGGTCCGGGGACGTCTTTCCACAGCTCATGAAGGAAGGCAAGCCGATCTACGGCTATATCGCCGAGGGCTACTGGGAAGACGTGGGCACGCACGAGAGCTATGTGAAGGCCCAGGCCGACGTCCTGGAGCGCAAGGTCGACGTCGAGCTCGACGGTTTCGAGATCTCCCCGGGCGTATGGGTGGCCGAAGGCGCCGAAGTGCACCCCGACGCGGTGCTGCGCGGCCCCCTGTACATCGGTGACTACGCCAAGATCGAGGCGGACGTCGAAATCCGTGAGCACACCGTGGTGGGATCCAACGTCGTCGTCAAGTCCGGCGCGTTCCTGCACCGGGCAGTCGTGCACGACAACGTCTACATCGGCCAGCACAGCAACCTCCGCGGCTGCGTGATCGGAAAGAACACCGACATCATGCGGGCCGCCCGCATCGAGGACGGTGCGGTCATCGGTGACGAATGCCTGGTCGGTGAGGAATCGATCATTCAGGGGAATGTGCGGGTCTACCCGTTCAAGACGATCGAGGCCGGCGCCTTCGTCAACACCTCGGTCATCTGGGAGTCGCGCGGACAGGCGCACCTGTTCGGCGCCCGCGGCGTCTCCGGCATCCTGAACGTCGAGATCACCCCCGAGCTCGCGGTACGGCTGGCCGGCGCCTATGCCACGACCCTCAAGAAGGGGGCGACGGTCACCACCGCACGTGACCACTCCCGTGGCGCGCGAGCTCTGAAGAGAGCCGTCATCTCCGCCCTGCAGACGAGCGCGATCGACGTCAGGGACCTGGAGAACGTCCCCCTGCCGGTGGCCCGTCAGCAGACCGCGCGGGGCAGCGCGGGCGGCATCATGATCCGTACGTCCCCCGGGGTGCCCGACTCGGTCGACATCATGTTCTTCGACGAACGGGGAGCGGACCTCTCCCAGGCGCTGCAGCGCAAGCTGGACCGGGTCTACGCCCGCCAGGAGTACCGCAGGGCCTTCCCGGGCGAGATCGGCGATCTGCACTTCCCGTCGAGCGTCTTCGACTCGTACACGGGTTCCCTGCTCCGTAACGTCGACACGACCGGCATCGCCGACGCGAACCTCAAGGTCGTCGTCGACGCTTCCAACGGCAGCGCCGGGCTCGTACTGCCCAGTCTGCTGGGACGTCTCGGTGTCGACGCGCTGACCATCAACCCCGGGCTCGACGAGTCCAGGCCCACCGAGACCGCCGAGTCGAGGCGGGCGGGACTGGTGCGCCTCGGCGAGATCGTGTCCTCCGCGCGGGCCGCCTTCGGCGTGCGGTTCGACCCCGTGGGTGAACGCCTCTCCCTCGTGGATGAACTGGGCCGGATCATCGAGGACGACCGGGCGCTGCTGGTGATGCTCGACCTCGTGGCCGCGGAGCGGCGCAGTGGACGCGTGGCGCTGCCCGTGACGACCACACGCGTCGCCGAGCAGGTGGCCGCCTACCACGGCACGCAGGTCGAGTGGACGACCACGTCGCCGGACGACCTGACCCGGGTGGGGCGCGAAGAGAGCACCATCTTCGGTGGAGACGGGCGCGGCGGGTTCATCGTTCCCGAATTCAGCAGTGTCTTCGACGGCTCGGCGGCGTTCGTCCGGCTGCTCGCCCTGGTGGCGAGGACCCAGCTCACGCTCAGCCAGATCGATGCCCGCATTCCCCGCGCCCACGTGCTGCGCCGCGACCTGGCGACGCCCTGGGCGGTCAAGGGGCTCGTCATGCGCCGCGTCGTGGAAGCCGCCGGGGATCGCGAGGTGGACACCACGGACGGGGTGCGTGTCGTCGAGGCGGACGGCCGCTGGGTGATGGTGCTGCCCGACCCGGCCGAAGCGGTCACCCATCTGTGGGCGGAGGGCCCCGACGACGCGTCGTCGCAGGCGCTGCTCGACGAGTGGTCGGCCATTGTGGACAGCGCCGGAGACTGA
- a CDS encoding acetoacetate--CoA ligase: MTAPAEEAPLWQPGADRIAAAAVTRFQNWAAGRYGAPAEGGYAALHRWSVDELDTFWKAVADWFDVRFSSPYDTVIGERSMPGAQWFPGATLNYAEHALRTAEDPLRADASALLHVDETHTQVPISWSDLRRQVGSLAAELRALGVTPGDRVSGYLPNIPQAVVAFLASAAVGAVWTSCAPDFGARSVLDRFQQVEPVVLFTVDGYRYGGKEHDRTDTVAELRRELPTLRAVVHIPLLGTDAPDGTLAWSALTSADTEPVFEQVPFDHPLWVLYSSGTTGLPKAIVQSQGGILLEHFKQIGLHCDLGPEDRLFWYTSTGWMMWNFLVSGLLTGTTVVLYDGSPGYPDVSAQWRVAEQTGATLFGTSAAYVMACAKAGIHPGRDYDLSRVQCVATTGSPLPPDGFRWLHDEVAEDLWIASVSGGTDVCSCFAGAVPTLPVHIGELQAPCLGTDLQAWDPAGKPLLGEVGELVVTNPLPSMPIRFWNDPDGSRYHDSYFDMYPGVWRHGDWITMTDRGSVVIHGRSDSTLNRQGVRMGSADIYEAVERLPEIRESLVIGLEEPDGGYWMPLFIHLAEGATLDDELRDTIRRTIRENLSPRHVPDEVIEVPAIPHTLTGKRIEVPVKRLLQGTPLAKAVNPGSVDDIELLHFYVDLARTRR, encoded by the coding sequence ATGACCGCACCTGCCGAAGAAGCCCCCCTGTGGCAGCCCGGCGCCGACCGCATCGCCGCCGCGGCCGTCACCCGCTTCCAGAACTGGGCGGCCGGACGGTACGGAGCACCTGCCGAGGGCGGCTACGCCGCACTGCACCGCTGGTCGGTCGATGAACTCGACACGTTCTGGAAGGCCGTCGCCGACTGGTTCGACGTACGGTTCTCCTCCCCGTACGACACCGTGATCGGTGAGCGCTCCATGCCCGGCGCCCAGTGGTTCCCCGGCGCCACGCTCAACTACGCCGAGCACGCCCTGCGCACCGCCGAGGACCCCCTCCGCGCCGACGCCTCCGCCCTGCTCCACGTGGACGAGACCCACACCCAGGTACCGATCAGCTGGTCGGACCTGCGCCGCCAGGTCGGGTCCCTCGCCGCAGAACTCCGCGCCCTCGGCGTCACCCCCGGCGACCGGGTCAGCGGGTATCTGCCCAACATCCCGCAAGCGGTCGTCGCGTTCCTCGCCAGCGCGGCCGTCGGCGCCGTATGGACCTCCTGCGCCCCCGACTTCGGTGCCCGCAGCGTCCTCGACCGCTTCCAGCAGGTCGAACCCGTCGTCCTGTTCACGGTCGACGGCTACCGCTACGGCGGCAAGGAACACGACCGCACCGACACCGTCGCGGAACTGCGCCGTGAACTCCCCACCCTGCGCGCCGTCGTCCACATTCCGCTGCTCGGCACGGACGCACCCGACGGCACCCTCGCATGGTCCGCCCTCACCTCCGCGGACACCGAGCCCGTATTCGAGCAGGTCCCCTTCGACCACCCGCTCTGGGTGCTGTACTCCTCCGGCACCACCGGACTCCCCAAGGCGATCGTCCAGTCCCAGGGCGGCATCCTCCTCGAGCACTTCAAGCAGATCGGCCTGCACTGCGACCTCGGCCCCGAAGACCGCCTCTTCTGGTACACCTCCACGGGCTGGATGATGTGGAACTTCCTCGTCTCCGGCCTGCTCACCGGAACCACGGTCGTGCTGTACGACGGCAGCCCCGGCTACCCGGACGTCAGCGCCCAGTGGCGCGTGGCCGAACAGACCGGAGCGACACTCTTCGGCACCTCGGCCGCGTACGTCATGGCCTGCGCCAAGGCCGGCATCCACCCAGGACGCGACTACGACCTCTCCCGCGTCCAGTGCGTGGCGACCACCGGCTCCCCACTGCCGCCCGACGGCTTCCGCTGGCTCCACGACGAGGTGGCCGAAGACCTCTGGATCGCCTCGGTCAGCGGCGGCACGGACGTCTGCAGCTGCTTCGCGGGCGCGGTCCCCACCCTCCCCGTACACATCGGCGAACTCCAGGCACCCTGCCTCGGCACCGACCTCCAGGCCTGGGACCCCGCGGGCAAGCCCCTCCTCGGCGAGGTCGGCGAACTCGTCGTCACCAACCCACTGCCCTCCATGCCCATCCGCTTCTGGAACGACCCCGACGGCAGCCGCTACCACGACAGCTACTTCGACATGTACCCCGGAGTCTGGCGCCACGGTGACTGGATCACGATGACCGACCGCGGATCAGTCGTCATCCACGGCCGCTCGGACTCCACGCTCAACCGGCAGGGCGTACGCATGGGCTCCGCCGACATCTACGAGGCCGTCGAACGTCTACCCGAGATCCGCGAATCCCTCGTGATCGGCCTGGAGGAGCCCGACGGCGGCTACTGGATGCCGCTCTTCATCCACCTCGCCGAAGGCGCCACCCTCGACGACGAGCTCCGCGACACCATCCGGCGAACCATCCGCGAGAACCTCTCCCCCCGCCACGTACCCGACGAGGTCATCGAGGTGCCCGCCATCCCGCACACCCTCACCGGCAAGCGCATCGAGGTTCCGGTCAAGCGCCTGCTCCAGGGCACACCCCTGGCCAAGGCCGTCAACCCGGGCTCGGTGGACGACATCGAGCTCCTCCACTTCTACGTGGACCTGGCCCGCACCCGCCGCTGA
- the ptsP gene encoding phosphoenolpyruvate--protein phosphotransferase translates to METTLRGVGVSHGVAIGEVRHMGTAVLEPPAKQIPAEEAEREQGRARQAVDAVAADLIARGNLAGGEAQHVLEAQAMMAQDPELIADVDRRIAVGSTAERGIYDAFAAYRALLANAGEYLAGRVADLDDVRNRIVARLLGVPMPGVPDSDEPYVLIARDLAPADTALLDPTLVLGFVTEEGGPTSHSAILARALGVPAVVALPGAGELAEGTVVAVDGSTGEIFVDPSPEKRAELESAAAARKASLSASTGPGATSDGHKMPLLANIGGPADVQAAVEAGAEGVGLFRTEFLFLDDSKQAPSEEKQVAAYRTVLEAFPEGRVVVRVLDAGADKPLDFLTPVDEPNPALGVRGLRSLLEHPDVLRTQLTALAKAVEGLPVYLEVMAPMVADRADAKAFADACREAGLQAKFGAMVEIPSAALRARSILQEVEFLSLGTNDLAQYTFAADRQVGAVSRLQDPWQPALLDLVALSADAAKAEGKSCGVCGEAASDPLLACVLTGLGVTSLSMGAASIPYVRATLAKHTLAQCERAAAAARAADSAEEARNAAQAVLSGE, encoded by the coding sequence ATGGAGACAACGCTGCGAGGCGTCGGTGTGAGCCACGGTGTGGCGATCGGCGAGGTCCGGCACATGGGTACGGCGGTCCTCGAACCGCCGGCCAAGCAGATTCCCGCGGAGGAGGCCGAGCGTGAACAGGGGCGTGCTCGCCAGGCTGTGGACGCTGTGGCCGCCGATCTGATTGCGCGCGGCAATCTGGCCGGGGGCGAGGCTCAGCACGTGCTCGAGGCCCAGGCCATGATGGCGCAGGACCCCGAGCTCATCGCCGATGTGGACCGGCGTATCGCTGTCGGCAGCACCGCCGAGCGCGGTATCTACGACGCGTTCGCCGCCTACCGTGCCCTTCTGGCCAACGCCGGTGAGTATCTGGCGGGGCGGGTCGCGGACCTCGACGACGTACGGAACCGGATCGTGGCCCGGCTGCTCGGTGTGCCGATGCCCGGTGTGCCCGACAGCGACGAGCCGTACGTGCTCATCGCACGGGACCTGGCTCCGGCCGACACGGCTCTGCTCGATCCGACGCTGGTTCTCGGCTTCGTGACCGAGGAGGGCGGGCCCACCAGCCACAGCGCGATTCTCGCGCGGGCGCTCGGTGTACCCGCGGTCGTCGCGCTGCCGGGCGCCGGTGAGCTGGCCGAGGGAACGGTTGTCGCGGTGGACGGTTCGACCGGCGAGATATTCGTCGATCCGAGCCCCGAGAAGCGCGCGGAGCTGGAGAGCGCCGCCGCGGCCCGCAAGGCCTCGCTGTCGGCTTCGACCGGTCCTGGTGCGACGTCGGACGGCCACAAGATGCCGCTGCTCGCCAACATCGGCGGTCCCGCCGATGTGCAGGCGGCCGTGGAGGCGGGCGCCGAGGGTGTGGGGTTGTTCCGTACGGAGTTCCTGTTCCTCGACGACAGCAAGCAGGCGCCGTCCGAGGAGAAGCAGGTCGCTGCCTACCGGACGGTGCTGGAGGCGTTCCCCGAGGGCCGTGTGGTCGTGCGGGTGCTGGACGCGGGCGCCGACAAGCCGCTCGACTTCCTGACGCCGGTGGACGAGCCGAACCCGGCGCTCGGCGTGCGGGGACTGCGCAGTCTGCTGGAGCACCCTGATGTGCTGCGGACGCAGCTGACGGCGCTGGCGAAGGCGGTCGAGGGGCTGCCGGTCTATCTCGAGGTCATGGCGCCGATGGTGGCCGACCGCGCCGACGCCAAGGCGTTCGCGGATGCCTGCCGCGAGGCCGGACTGCAGGCGAAGTTCGGGGCGATGGTGGAGATTCCGTCCGCCGCGTTGCGTGCGCGCTCGATCCTCCAGGAGGTGGAGTTCCTGTCGCTGGGCACCAATGACCTGGCGCAGTACACCTTTGCCGCCGACCGCCAGGTGGGGGCCGTCTCCCGGCTCCAGGACCCGTGGCAGCCCGCGCTGCTCGACCTCGTCGCGCTGTCGGCCGATGCCGCCAAGGCCGAGGGCAAGAGCTGCGGTGTCTGTGGTGAGGCGGCCTCGGATCCGCTTCTCGCCTGTGTGCTGACCGGTCTGGGTGTCACCTCCCTGTCGATGGGTGCCGCGTCCATTCCGTACGTGCGCGCCACGCTGGCGAAGCACACGCTGGCCCAGTGCGAGCGTGCGGCCGCTGCCGCGCGTGCGGCCGACTCCGCCGAAGAGGCGCGGAACGCCGCGCAGGCGGTGCTGTCGGGCGAGTAG
- a CDS encoding DUF881 domain-containing protein, producing the protein MPQQPPDRSTASPPARPDASMSLLTNVMDHSLDEGYAEASARRKADGSEGLPRTLTSKLGLAAGLVVAALVVTLGAAEARISAPVVAKEREELIDRIDAETSAADALESDVDELRIEVSERQRKALEQHGGAQGELVALLSGATPVEGPGVKLVVDDARETDQGGGGPRESTGFADTGRVRDRDMQRVVNGLWQSGAEAVAINGQRLTALSAIRAAGDAILVDNRPLVPPYTVLAVGDGKRLSTAFQDSADGQYLHALQESFDIRTSISDQEKVRLPAAPSLIVRTAEPMAADTGSGAADTGKGTS; encoded by the coding sequence ATGCCGCAGCAGCCCCCCGATCGGAGCACCGCCTCTCCGCCTGCCCGCCCCGACGCGTCGATGTCGCTGCTGACCAATGTGATGGACCACAGCCTCGATGAGGGATACGCCGAGGCGTCCGCACGCCGGAAGGCCGACGGGAGCGAGGGCCTGCCCCGCACGCTCACGTCGAAGCTCGGTCTCGCAGCAGGCCTGGTGGTGGCCGCTCTCGTGGTGACTCTCGGTGCCGCGGAGGCCCGGATCTCGGCCCCTGTGGTGGCCAAGGAACGCGAAGAGCTCATCGATCGCATCGACGCGGAGACCAGTGCGGCCGATGCCCTCGAATCCGACGTCGACGAGCTGCGTATCGAAGTGAGCGAGCGGCAGCGCAAGGCACTCGAACAGCACGGCGGCGCCCAGGGCGAACTCGTCGCGCTGCTCTCCGGAGCGACCCCGGTCGAAGGACCCGGCGTGAAGCTCGTCGTCGACGACGCGAGGGAGACCGACCAGGGCGGTGGCGGGCCGCGTGAGTCCACGGGTTTCGCCGACACCGGACGGGTACGGGACCGGGACATGCAACGGGTCGTCAACGGCCTCTGGCAGTCCGGCGCCGAGGCCGTCGCCATCAACGGGCAGCGGCTGACCGCTCTTTCGGCGATCCGCGCGGCGGGCGACGCCATACTGGTCGACAACAGACCGCTCGTACCGCCGTACACCGTGCTCGCGGTGGGGGACGGCAAGCGGCTGAGCACGGCGTTCCAGGACAGTGCTGACGGTCAGTATCTCCATGCGCTCCAGGAGAGTTTCGACATCCGTACCAGCATTTCGGATCAGGAGAAGGTGCGCCTGCCCGCTGCGCCGAGCCTGATCGTGCGCACAGCAGAACCGATGGCCGCAGACACCGGCAGTGGTGCGGCAGATACAGGGAAAGGCACATCGTGA
- a CDS encoding small basic family protein — protein sequence MIAVLGLVVGVVVGLLVRPEVPAVVEPYLPIAVVAALDAVFGGLRAMLDGIFVDKVFVVSFLSNVVVAALIVFLGDKLGVGAQLSTGVVVVLGIRIFSNAAAIRRHVFRA from the coding sequence GTGATCGCCGTACTGGGCCTCGTCGTGGGAGTCGTGGTCGGACTGTTGGTCCGGCCCGAGGTGCCGGCGGTGGTCGAGCCCTACCTGCCGATCGCCGTCGTCGCCGCGCTCGACGCCGTCTTCGGTGGCCTGCGGGCCATGCTGGACGGCATCTTCGTGGACAAGGTCTTCGTGGTCTCGTTCCTCTCGAACGTGGTGGTGGCCGCCCTGATCGTGTTCCTCGGCGACAAACTAGGTGTCGGGGCCCAGCTCTCCACCGGTGTGGTGGTCGTGCTCGGCATCCGCATCTTCTCCAACGCCGCCGCGATCCGTCGGCACGTCTTCCGGGCTTGA